Proteins found in one Alphaproteobacteria bacterium genomic segment:
- a CDS encoding pilus assembly protein, with product MRINPTQKGSSILEFIVILPILFSFLVVFIDLAIIFYKQSHLDNALFRLHDKITNEDPISTIQDKLKLQGFKQEDLLLTHKDGLIIVNYRQAFLTPFISALMNKDYIELTSFISLPDEAIIN from the coding sequence ATGAGGATTAATCCAACCCAAAAAGGAAGTAGCATTCTTGAATTTATTGTCATTTTACCTATTTTATTTTCTTTTTTAGTCGTTTTTATAGATCTCGCAATAATTTTTTACAAACAATCGCACCTGGATAACGCTCTTTTTAGACTTCATGATAAAATTACCAATGAAGATCCTATTTCCACCATTCAAGATAAACTTAAGTTACAAGGGTTTAAACAGGAAGATCTTTTATTAACACACAAAGACGGACTCATCATTGTTAATTATAGACAAGCCTTTTTAACGCCTTTTATATCAGCATTAATGAATAAAGACTATATTGAATTAACGTCTTTCATAAGCCTCCCTGACGAAGCAATAATCAACTAA